A genome region from Pseudomonas sp. S06B 330 includes the following:
- a CDS encoding alpha/beta family hydrolase, whose translation MSNGQVAGIDGDQWAQLLERRGWRWNAPQNQGDGEDLGCLILAHGAGAPMDSGFMEEMAQRLAAQGLGVLRFEFPYMAQRRLDGGKRPPNPQAKLLECWCEVYQQVRPLVAGSLAVGGKSMGGRMASLLADELGADALVCLGYPFYAAGKPEKPRVAHLAELNTPTLIIQGERDALGNRQTVEGYTLSPAIELCWLEAADHDLKPLKASGFSHADHLATAAQKIAAFLR comes from the coding sequence ATGAGTAATGGGCAAGTGGCCGGTATTGACGGGGATCAATGGGCGCAGCTGCTCGAACGTCGTGGCTGGCGCTGGAATGCCCCGCAAAATCAGGGGGATGGCGAGGATTTAGGCTGTCTGATTCTGGCCCACGGAGCGGGTGCGCCAATGGACAGCGGGTTCATGGAGGAAATGGCGCAAAGGCTGGCAGCACAAGGGCTGGGCGTGTTGCGTTTCGAGTTTCCTTATATGGCGCAGCGGCGTCTCGATGGTGGCAAAAGGCCTCCAAATCCGCAGGCCAAACTGCTTGAATGCTGGTGCGAGGTGTACCAACAGGTGCGACCATTGGTCGCTGGGTCGTTGGCCGTTGGCGGCAAGTCAATGGGCGGGCGGATGGCCAGTCTGCTGGCCGATGAACTGGGCGCCGATGCGCTGGTGTGTCTGGGCTATCCGTTCTATGCCGCAGGCAAACCGGAAAAACCGCGGGTGGCGCATCTGGCTGAATTGAACACGCCAACGCTGATCATTCAGGGTGAACGGGATGCGCTGGGCAATCGGCAGACAGTGGAGGGATATACGTTATCGCCAGCGATTGAGTTGTGCTGGCTGGAGGCGGCGGATCATGACCTTAAACCCTTGAAGGCATCGGGGTTCAGTCATGCCGATCATCTGGCGACGGCGGCGCAGAAGATTGCAGCGTTTTTGCGTT